The DNA region AGTTTTTGTATTATGATTTTATCCATGAATTTTCTACGGTTTAACATTAATTAACATTAAATAAACAAAAATGTTGAAATCTTATGTGTTTTTATTAACTTTGCATCAAATTTAATAAAATTAAGCATTATGAAAAAATCAGTACTTTATTTTGTTTTCTCTGTCCTGTTTGTTTTTATGACAGGTTTTGCATTTGCACAGTGTACACCTGATGTCAATGTAGTTGACCCTGATGGAACCGGTCGTATGGATCCGGATACACTTCATGTTAATTCTGGAGATGTAGCAGGAATTTCAATTACAGTTATCTGTCCATTAACCGGAGATGCAGGAGGTGGAACTATTAACATTCATCATATAAAAGTAACAAGCTTGCTTAATCAACCAGCATGGTTGACTTATGTTTGTAATCCTGGTAATTGTGAGCTTAATGCAGGAGTTAGAAATTGTGTATGGGTTTCATCACCTTCATCAGTACCTTCTGGCGATGATACAATATATATGGATGTTCTTGTGGATGTGTATATGGATTTGGGGGGGGTTCCAGTTGGCCCGGTTGCTTCAAATTTTAATGGTGGAACAATTGTTCTTATAAGACACCCCGAAGGATATGGCGTAACTGAAAACGCAAAGTTTGATTTAATAGCCCCACAGCCTAATCCTTTCAACTCAACAGTAAAACTTGGTTGCTATACAGAAAAATCTCAGGAAGTAAGCTTGAAAATTTTTGATATGATAGGAAAGGAAGTTTACAGCGAAAAAATGATTGCCGGCAATGGAGAGAACTTTTTTATTTTTGATGGTTCAAATCTTAATGATGGTGTTTATTTTTATTCTGTTATTGATTCACAAAATCGTATTATCACCAAAAAACTTGTTAAATCAAGATAAGAAATTCAGAATGAATAAAAAAGGCGGCCTTAAGGCCGCCTTTTTTATTTTAAACCTTTCACATTGGGCTTTCCTGCAATGAATTCCTTAAGGTAAAAAGGTTCAAAACCAGCAATATCCTCAAACTGTTGTTCCTGATATTTTCTGAAACCTTCAGATACCATATATGCTGCAGAAGCTTGAAAATTATCTAGAAAATTTGCATTCTTATGTTTTTGTAAGAGATGCTTGCATTTTTCCATGCCGTCGCCGAAAAACATAACTTTTTGATGTTGCAGTATATCGGAAAAACTTGCCTCATTTATGATTTCTGCAGAAGGTGGCATGATTTCTTTATTATGAAAGTCGTATAGAGCCGTATAAATTTCCATGCGGCGGGCATCTATCATAGGGCAAAAAATAGCATCTTCGAGTAAGTCTTTATGAAATGCGGTTGCCCCGAAAGCCATAGCTGCCAGAGTCCCGACGCTGATAAGAGGTTTTTCAAGGGCATAACACAGACCTTTGGCAACCGAAACACCTATTCGCAAGCCTGTATAAGAACCCGGCCCCATACTCACTACCACTGCATCAAGAGCAGAAATATCTGCGTGTGCCTTTTTCAAAACATCATGAGTAAAATCACAGATAAGTTCTGAATGTGAATTTTTAATATGGCTTTCATTAATGGCCAACAATGTGTAACCCTTTGACAAAGCAACAGAGCAAACAATGCCCGAGGTTTCTATCAATAATAAAAATGCCATCAGAGCCTGAGGTTTTATTTTTTTTCAGAGAACAATGTTTTCTTATCCACTTTTTTCACTGTGGCGTCATTTTTCAAAGTCTTAGTTATGGCAATATAGGGTGCGGTAATAACTTCGTTGTTTTCATCAAGTCCACTGACAATATGAATGTACATATTGTCCTGTATTCCTGTTTTCACTTCCTTAATTTTTGCCTTGTTATCAACATAAATAAAGACTATTTCTTTTTCCTGACTTTCGTTTTTCTTTTTTTCAGTAACAGTGTTAGTGTTTTTTTCTTTTGTTTCATTTATGTTGTCCACATTATTGCTGTCTTCTCTGACGGTTACTGCTTGTATGGGGATTGATAAGACATTGTAAACGGTTTTGGTTTGTATTTCCACAGTAGCAGACATTCCTGGCCTGAAGGGTGAAAGCTCCGGCTTGTCAGGTTTAATCAGGTCTTTATAGCTTTCCTGCAATATCCTGATTTTTACCGAAAAATTTGTTACCTGGTCGGCACTGATTCCTGATACTTCTGCTGAATTGGCAATCTCAGTTACAATTCCTTTGAATTTTCTGTTCAGGTATGCATCCACTTCTATGATTGCTGTGTCGCCTTTTTTAACTCTCACGATATCGTTTTCGTTTACATCCACATCCACTTCCATTTCGTTCAAGTTGGCGATACGCATGATTTCCGTACCTGCAAACTGCGATGTTCCCACTACACGTTCGCCGAGCTCAATACTAAGTTTGGATATGGTTCCGTCAACAGGGGAAAAAATGTTTGTTTTGGTCAGGTTTTCTTTTGCTTCTTTCAATGCAGCATAAGTACTTCCAACATTATATTGTGCAGCTTTGTATGATTCTTCTGCCGCAGATACTTCTTCTTTTGCTACCTCAAAAGCTGCGAGAGCCGCATCATACTCCGATTGTGAAATTACTTTTTGTTTCCACAGAGCTTCATTGCGTTCAAAAGTTGCCTTGCTGTTGATGAACTGTGCTTTAACCTGCGACAACCTTGCTTTGGCATTGGCTTCTGCAGCTTTCTGTGCGTTAAGTGTAGCCATCGCTCTTTCATAATAGGACTCGTAAATGTCCGGTTTAATTTTTGCCAGCAAATCGCCTTTTTTAACTTTATCGCCTTCTTTTACATTTAACTCCACGACTTCACCCGATACATCAGGAGATATTTTAATTTCTACTTCAGGCTGTATTTTACCACTTGCCGAAACTGTTTCAGTAATTGTTCGCTTTTCCACTTTTTCTGTTGCTACTTCTATACTTGTTTTTTTGCCGATTACTCCGGTTTTTTTACCCACAGCAAGAAGTATGATAATTAAAACGACTCCAATTATTGAAAAGCGTATGATTTTTTTCTTTTTCATAAAAAGAGAGATTATTTAATAGTTAAAGGTTTTCCCTGATAAAAATCCAGAACTTTGATGCGGAAAACAAATTCATATTTTGCATTGAGAGATTCGGAAACGGCTTTCATAAGCTTATTTTTTGCATCATTATAATCAATCGAATTTACCAACCCGACATTAAATCTTTGCTCCGTATAATTAAATGACTCCCGAAGGGCTTCAACACTTTTTATCCCGGCATTGTAACGGTTCAGGGCAGCTTTTGCATCGACATAAGCTTGCTGTATGGTTTTTAAAAGCTGATTTTTACTGTTTTGAAGCATAAGTTCGGCATTCTGTAGTGAGAGTTTTGATGAACCTATAGCGGTTTGTGTTTGCCATTTGTTAAAAATAGGGATGTTAAGGTACAGGCCTATGGAACTATTAAGGTTTCTGTCAAGCTGGTCCCAGAATTTAATTTTTGAATACGCATAATCGTAAGTTGGCCCGTACACTATTTCTCCTGACTCAGTGGCGCCAATAGGTGTATATCCCGAAATGGTAATGTCGCTGATAGATTTACTTGCTCCCGA from Bacteroidales bacterium includes:
- a CDS encoding T9SS type A sorting domain-containing protein, translated to MKKSVLYFVFSVLFVFMTGFAFAQCTPDVNVVDPDGTGRMDPDTLHVNSGDVAGISITVICPLTGDAGGGTINIHHIKVTSLLNQPAWLTYVCNPGNCELNAGVRNCVWVSSPSSVPSGDDTIYMDVLVDVYMDLGGVPVGPVASNFNGGTIVLIRHPEGYGVTENAKFDLIAPQPNPFNSTVKLGCYTEKSQEVSLKIFDMIGKEVYSEKMIAGNGENFFIFDGSNLNDGVYFYSVIDSQNRIITKKLVKSR
- a CDS encoding efflux RND transporter periplasmic adaptor subunit; the protein is MKKKKIIRFSIIGVVLIIILLAVGKKTGVIGKKTSIEVATEKVEKRTITETVSASGKIQPEVEIKISPDVSGEVVELNVKEGDKVKKGDLLAKIKPDIYESYYERAMATLNAQKAAEANAKARLSQVKAQFINSKATFERNEALWKQKVISQSEYDAALAAFEVAKEEVSAAEESYKAAQYNVGSTYAALKEAKENLTKTNIFSPVDGTISKLSIELGERVVGTSQFAGTEIMRIANLNEMEVDVDVNENDIVRVKKGDTAIIEVDAYLNRKFKGIVTEIANSAEVSGISADQVTNFSVKIRILQESYKDLIKPDKPELSPFRPGMSATVEIQTKTVYNVLSIPIQAVTVREDSNNVDNINETKEKNTNTVTEKKKNESQEKEIVFIYVDNKAKIKEVKTGIQDNMYIHIVSGLDENNEVITAPYIAITKTLKNDATVKKVDKKTLFSEKK
- the tsaB gene encoding tRNA (adenosine(37)-N6)-threonylcarbamoyltransferase complex dimerization subunit type 1 TsaB; translated protein: MAFLLLIETSGIVCSVALSKGYTLLAINESHIKNSHSELICDFTHDVLKKAHADISALDAVVVSMGPGSYTGLRIGVSVAKGLCYALEKPLISVGTLAAMAFGATAFHKDLLEDAIFCPMIDARRMEIYTALYDFHNKEIMPPSAEIINEASFSDILQHQKVMFFGDGMEKCKHLLQKHKNANFLDNFQASAAYMVSEGFRKYQEQQFEDIAGFEPFYLKEFIAGKPNVKGLK